From the Deltaproteobacteria bacterium genome, one window contains:
- a CDS encoding ABC transporter substrate-binding protein codes for MLLLVSLVLLSLACTPVYAQEKIRVGLGSISLQSGLVHIGKDRGLFAKYGLTTESIYIPGGSTNVQVLVSGNLDLSQLSGAPGVAANLEGADIVYFAGLLDRLNYQLIARPDIKNIEQLKGKKFAVSRYGSSADFGMRAMLKRVGVDPVKEATILQIGDEPARIAAITSGNVDGTVVNAPFGTEAERLKLSVLADSVKMNIPFFNTGLLGSKRYLDRQDAKVMNFLRAYLEAIKVFKAERDYSIKALGQFTRVQNVKALQDGYDYFVTQLPNVPYPSAEAMQAVVAQIAETNPRARGIDAKSYVTDRYLKRLEEEGFVKRLWGK; via the coding sequence ATGCTCCTGCTTGTTTCGTTGGTTTTGCTATCGCTAGCATGCACTCCGGTTTACGCCCAGGAAAAAATCCGCGTCGGCTTGGGCTCCATCAGTTTACAATCCGGTCTGGTGCACATCGGCAAGGACCGCGGGTTGTTCGCCAAGTACGGGCTGACGACGGAGAGCATCTACATTCCTGGCGGCTCGACCAACGTGCAAGTGCTGGTCTCGGGCAATCTCGATCTGTCGCAGCTCTCCGGCGCGCCCGGGGTGGCGGCGAATCTCGAAGGGGCAGACATCGTCTACTTCGCCGGTTTGCTCGATAGACTGAACTATCAGCTCATCGCCCGGCCGGACATAAAGAACATCGAACAATTGAAAGGCAAAAAATTCGCGGTCAGCCGCTACGGTTCTTCCGCCGATTTCGGCATGCGTGCCATGCTCAAGCGCGTCGGCGTCGATCCAGTGAAAGAGGCGACGATCTTGCAAATCGGCGACGAGCCGGCGCGCATCGCCGCAATCACGTCCGGCAACGTCGACGGCACGGTGGTCAACGCGCCTTTTGGCACCGAAGCGGAGCGCTTGAAGCTCAGCGTCCTCGCCGACTCGGTCAAAATGAATATTCCCTTCTTCAACACCGGCCTCTTGGGCAGCAAGCGATACTTAGACCGGCAGGACGCCAAGGTGATGAACTTCCTGCGCGCCTACTTGGAAGCGATTAAAGTTTTCAAGGCCGAGCGCGACTACTCGATCAAAGCGCTGGGCCAGTTCACTCGCGTGCAAAACGTCAAGGCGCTGCAGGACGGCTATGATTATTTCGTCACTCAGCTACCCAACGTCCCCTATCCGTCCGCCGAAGCAATGCAAGCGGTCGTCGCGCAGATCGCCGAGACCAACCCGCGGGCGCGCGGCATCGACGCGAAGAGTTATGTCACTGATCGCTACCTGAAACGGTTAGAAGAAGAAGGGTTCGTCAAAAGACTCTGGGGGAAATAA
- a CDS encoding ABC transporter substrate-binding protein, producing the protein MSKPVCTFGFLCAVILLVISPLYSAQTPLKSRAAYTVISGILTPIWLAAEERAFQKYNLDIELVFISGSPVTLRSLVAGEIDFAAPGAEPAVSAILGGADLSIVAFVANRTPISLYVEPAIAKVEELKGKTVALTSFASSGAYLLKVCLGEVRLEQRKDVQVTQSGGYVESLAALQSGRVQGAMLAPPISYRAEALGFKKIWSGLGVEYPSTTIAVRKSYLTKSPEPVGQFLQAIADGVHLFKTDREKALKVMAQYTKLKDRTILEKTYADNKDVHNQMLLPTESGIRTILEVLAPVNPKAAGAKPEAFIDAGPLKRLEERGFFKKFSS; encoded by the coding sequence ATGAGCAAGCCCGTTTGTACTTTTGGTTTTCTCTGCGCCGTCATTCTGCTGGTCATCTCTCCCCTTTACTCTGCGCAGACGCCACTAAAATCCCGCGCTGCCTACACCGTGATCTCCGGCATTCTCACGCCCATCTGGCTGGCGGCTGAAGAGCGCGCGTTTCAAAAATACAATCTCGACATCGAATTGGTCTTCATTTCCGGCTCGCCGGTTACGCTTCGCTCCCTCGTCGCCGGAGAAATCGACTTCGCCGCGCCGGGCGCCGAACCGGCCGTCAGCGCCATCTTGGGCGGCGCGGACTTGTCGATCGTCGCCTTCGTCGCCAACCGCACACCGATTAGCCTCTATGTCGAACCGGCGATTGCAAAAGTCGAAGAGCTCAAAGGCAAAACCGTCGCTCTTACCAGCTTTGCGTCGAGCGGCGCGTATTTGCTCAAGGTCTGTTTGGGCGAAGTGCGGCTGGAACAGCGCAAGGACGTTCAGGTCACCCAGTCCGGCGGCTATGTCGAATCGCTCGCGGCCTTGCAGTCCGGACGTGTGCAGGGCGCCATGTTGGCCCCGCCCATCAGTTACCGGGCAGAAGCTTTGGGCTTCAAAAAAATCTGGAGCGGCCTCGGCGTTGAATACCCCTCAACAACCATCGCGGTGAGAAAGTCCTACCTGACGAAATCGCCAGAGCCGGTCGGACAGTTTCTCCAGGCCATCGCTGACGGGGTACATCTATTCAAGACCGACCGCGAAAAAGCGCTCAAGGTGATGGCGCAATACACCAAGCTGAAAGATCGGACCATTCTGGAGAAAACCTACGCCGACAACAAAGACGTTCATAACCAAATGCTGCTGCCAACGGAGTCCGGGATAAGAACTATCCTCGAAGTGCTCGCACCAGTAAATCCGAAGGCCGCCGGGGCCAAACCGGAAGCTTTCATCGATGCCGGTCCGTTGAAAAGATTAGAGGAGCGTGGCTTCTTCAAAAAGTTTTCGAGCTAA
- a CDS encoding extracellular solute-binding protein — translation MKFLFTSLLIFVCLASTLSAQSPELIQAAKKEGEVVVFGSLENDVAAAINNGFEAKYGIKPKYFRGSSTVIIDRITTEHRTGKISSDVVYTTAEPMKFINREKGLLTRYLSPSAKNYEKKLIDDFFGPNYRSVIIGFIFNKSMIKPEDMPKSYEDIVNPKWKGKIAMGNPTLHDTTIDWLASLHHVFGSQQKANDWIKRLAALEPLLLDSMVPVGERVASGEVPMGVAYPKYVQVWGKKGAPLDYVKGLPVYLGDGNYIGLTTKAPNPNAAKLFIDYFLGEESSQIMASAGEFVNRQGIYPPMPGAEQVVAKFVQMNAMSADEYRQKKEEYRQIFKR, via the coding sequence ATGAAGTTTCTTTTCACCTCGCTGTTGATCTTTGTATGCTTGGCTTCCACTTTGTCTGCCCAATCGCCAGAGCTCATTCAAGCCGCCAAAAAAGAAGGTGAAGTCGTCGTCTTCGGCTCGCTGGAAAACGACGTCGCGGCGGCGATTAACAATGGCTTCGAGGCCAAGTACGGCATCAAGCCGAAATATTTTCGCGGCTCGTCGACGGTGATCATCGACCGCATCACTACCGAACATCGCACCGGAAAGATCAGCTCAGACGTGGTTTACACCACCGCCGAGCCGATGAAATTCATCAATCGAGAAAAGGGATTGCTGACCCGCTACCTTTCGCCTTCGGCCAAGAATTACGAGAAAAAACTGATCGACGATTTCTTTGGCCCCAACTATCGCAGCGTCATCATTGGCTTCATCTTCAACAAAAGTATGATCAAGCCCGAGGACATGCCGAAATCCTACGAAGATATCGTCAACCCGAAGTGGAAGGGCAAGATCGCCATGGGCAATCCGACGCTGCACGACACGACCATCGACTGGCTGGCGAGCCTGCATCACGTGTTTGGCTCGCAGCAAAAGGCCAATGACTGGATCAAGCGCTTGGCGGCCCTGGAGCCGCTGCTGCTCGATTCCATGGTCCCTGTAGGCGAGCGCGTCGCCTCGGGTGAAGTGCCGATGGGCGTTGCCTATCCCAAGTACGTCCAAGTCTGGGGCAAAAAAGGCGCGCCCCTCGACTACGTCAAAGGCCTGCCGGTTTACTTGGGTGACGGCAACTACATAGGCCTGACAACAAAAGCCCCCAACCCCAACGCGGCGAAGCTTTTCATCGACTACTTCCTCGGCGAGGAAAGCTCGCAGATCATGGCCAGCGCCGGCGAGTTCGTTAATCGCCAAGGCATCTACCCGCCGATGCCCGGCGCCGAGCAGGTGGTCGCGAAATTTGTGCAGATGAACGCCATGAGCGCCGACGAATACCGCCAGAAAAAAGAGGAGTACCGGCAGATTTTCAAGCGCTAG